A window of the Isosphaera pallida ATCC 43644 genome harbors these coding sequences:
- a CDS encoding class I SAM-dependent methyltransferase: MSSTATTMTDPAESARLGLALPPVSARSCLPLPSPSRLGWESSLPARVWRAWRRGGLPYLRHKAMRRLLERWPGLKRRWLYADPRDYWTLRGGHDYFLEQEGQPARARRAEWMAERVAQLRPRSILEVGCGYGKQLVALRRRLGEEVRLVGVDFSPSQLDTARRHLDDHGVRRVDLVQADGVCLPFADASFDLVFTSAVILHNPPQQAEAIRREVVRVARRFAVHNEDVNITYNRYGYDTAAWYRARGIVLIECTPIPLDQAEEAAVSQFCVACLDRDEQTRIDADAHPCLLDH; this comes from the coding sequence GTGTCCAGCACGGCGACGACAATGACCGACCCGGCCGAATCGGCCCGCCTGGGCTTGGCTCTCCCGCCCGTTTCGGCGCGGTCTTGTCTCCCTTTGCCGTCGCCGTCCCGCTTGGGTTGGGAGTCCAGTCTGCCAGCGCGGGTGTGGCGGGCTTGGCGTCGCGGAGGACTGCCCTACCTGCGTCACAAGGCGATGCGGCGGCTTTTGGAGCGTTGGCCTGGACTCAAGCGTCGTTGGCTCTATGCCGATCCCCGCGACTACTGGACCCTGCGGGGCGGTCACGACTACTTTCTCGAACAGGAGGGCCAACCGGCCCGCGCGCGTCGGGCCGAATGGATGGCCGAACGGGTTGCTCAACTCCGACCCCGCTCGATTCTCGAAGTCGGCTGCGGTTACGGCAAGCAGCTGGTGGCGCTGAGGCGTCGCTTGGGCGAGGAGGTACGCTTAGTCGGGGTCGATTTCAGCCCCAGCCAGCTAGACACCGCGCGGCGTCACCTAGACGATCACGGCGTCCGGCGGGTCGATCTCGTCCAGGCCGACGGCGTGTGTCTGCCGTTCGCCGACGCCTCGTTCGATCTCGTGTTCACCTCGGCGGTTATTCTGCACAACCCGCCCCAGCAGGCCGAGGCGATCCGGCGCGAGGTGGTCCGGGTGGCGCGACGGTTCGCGGTCCATAACGAAGATGTCAACATCACCTACAACCGTTACGGCTACGACACCGCCGCCTGGTACCGCGCGCGGGGAATCGTGCTGATCGAATGCACCCCGATCCCTCTGGACCAGGCCGAGGAGGCGGCGGTGAGTCAGTTCTGCGTCGCCTGTTTGGACCGCGACGAGCAGACCCGGATTGACGCCGACGCCCACCCTTGCCTTCTCGACCACTGA
- a CDS encoding lipopolysaccharide biosynthesis protein — protein sequence MATVPDPPAAEPRSEDHQALRHSLIVVVGGQLERVLGTLTALALRWGLTPELLGVYTGLRLYLDNANRSSLGVSLAAGQEVPLHLAAGRIERAERIQNVAHTVNSISVWIYALGLLGLVCWNAAWRNPALPTDPLATEWTYGLIAVALIAPLKRYQDYLIVMQRARKGFQVTTEVQVLDSLVFALLAVIGLAVAGLWGLLGAVGALMVFNIGYLQWRRPLRLAFEWDRREAVRLMVVGFPIWLNTLLFMLVTSTDRLVILWLADQPERSVGLYTVALMGTGWALDLAGRIVLVMGTYFQSTLGRTNDPAAVARQAIRATEAQATPLFAGSAIAYVAGPTFLSWLMPGYEAGVEAIHPLLPGMILLGLALGARQLLISLERVWSLAGVTTLGWLTVTALSVAWVGESGIVGVAWGVSLGALVTFLLTTALAYRPILGASAWSLHLGRLIKRSLWWVVGGALAAHPPLPLPQTWATIGWQGLVEFVIRTGFLILWAMPALYLWGRDHDWGGLSPRPRRRAKR from the coding sequence ATGGCAACGGTTCCCGATCCCCCCGCCGCCGAACCTCGCTCGGAGGATCACCAGGCGTTGCGGCACAGCCTGATTGTGGTGGTGGGGGGCCAACTCGAACGGGTGTTGGGTACGTTGACCGCCTTGGCGTTGCGTTGGGGTCTCACTCCCGAGCTTCTTGGGGTGTACACCGGATTGCGTCTTTATTTGGACAACGCCAACCGTTCGAGCCTGGGAGTGAGTCTAGCGGCCGGTCAGGAGGTGCCGCTGCATCTGGCCGCCGGACGGATCGAGCGAGCCGAGCGGATCCAGAACGTGGCTCACACCGTCAACTCGATCAGTGTTTGGATCTACGCACTGGGATTGCTCGGCCTGGTTTGCTGGAATGCGGCTTGGCGCAACCCCGCCCTGCCCACTGACCCCCTGGCGACCGAATGGACCTACGGCCTGATTGCGGTGGCCCTAATAGCCCCGCTCAAGCGTTACCAGGATTATCTGATCGTCATGCAGCGCGCCCGCAAGGGGTTTCAAGTGACCACCGAGGTCCAGGTGCTGGACTCGTTGGTGTTCGCCCTGTTGGCCGTCATCGGTTTGGCAGTGGCTGGACTCTGGGGCTTGTTGGGGGCGGTCGGGGCCCTGATGGTCTTCAACATCGGTTATCTCCAGTGGCGACGGCCATTGAGATTGGCCTTCGAGTGGGATCGCCGCGAGGCGGTCCGATTGATGGTCGTGGGCTTTCCGATCTGGTTGAACACGTTGTTGTTCATGCTGGTGACCAGCACCGATCGTCTGGTGATCCTCTGGTTGGCCGACCAACCCGAGCGTTCCGTTGGGTTGTACACCGTGGCGCTGATGGGAACCGGCTGGGCGCTCGATCTGGCCGGGCGGATCGTGCTGGTGATGGGCACCTATTTTCAATCGACCCTGGGTCGGACCAACGATCCGGCGGCGGTGGCTCGTCAGGCGATCCGAGCGACCGAAGCGCAGGCGACTCCGTTGTTCGCCGGCAGCGCGATCGCCTACGTGGCCGGTCCCACCTTCCTGAGTTGGCTAATGCCAGGTTACGAAGCGGGGGTTGAAGCGATTCATCCGCTTCTACCGGGCATGATCCTGCTGGGTTTGGCGTTAGGAGCGCGTCAGTTGCTGATCTCGTTGGAGCGGGTCTGGTCGCTGGCCGGAGTGACCACCCTAGGCTGGTTGACGGTGACCGCCTTGTCCGTAGCCTGGGTGGGGGAATCGGGGATCGTTGGGGTCGCCTGGGGGGTCAGCCTGGGAGCCTTGGTGACCTTTCTGCTCACCACCGCGCTGGCGTATCGGCCCATCTTGGGGGCTTCGGCCTGGAGTCTTCATCTGGGACGTCTGATCAAGCGTTCGCTCTGGTGGGTCGTCGGGGGGGCGTTGGCTGCCCATCCGCCGTTGCCGTTGCCGCAGACGTGGGCCACCATCGGTTGGCAAGGGTTGGTTGAGTTCGTGATTCGAACCGGTTTCCTGATTCTCTGGGCGATGCCCGCGTTGTACCTATGGGGACGCGACCACGACTGGGGTGGACTCTCCCCGCGACCTAGGCGGAGGGCGAAGCGATGA
- a CDS encoding LpxL/LpxP family acyltransferase, translating to MTVRDAMTWKYWFYEVWLPRLARIPSDRAARGLDRLGRLLAVWPGRFAQTLDQVRRVRLALNVEWDDRQVTQRLLEGLPRFHARDYLLDHCDLNQLDQLFDVEGWEPVARLMESGTGVVLLGSHLGAHLCGVHWLLRRRDAIRLLVQRPCHVSSFLNEVFDRCGDLPQREFFLKRGLPPALAIERVMTARSALRKGMSIYLNGDIPWYGPNTRVGRLLGQPHRLISLWADLAAVARAPVVTMFCGYRPGGRHRLVFDPPRTILPGQESQAVRDYLIRLELEIARYPHEAVAHLLWPCFGPPREASSSTASACNPASTPSSSTPPLSWPAQAGEAGTDQEPAPGGLPVVPRPHSAVVTAAGAATLTDDLPCRPSASVRLEMTCKSAEPFNP from the coding sequence GTGACGGTACGCGACGCCATGACTTGGAAATACTGGTTCTACGAGGTCTGGCTGCCTCGCTTGGCTCGGATTCCGTCCGACCGGGCCGCGCGCGGCTTGGATCGCTTAGGCCGGTTGCTGGCGGTTTGGCCGGGACGGTTCGCTCAGACGCTCGATCAAGTGCGCCGGGTTCGCCTGGCGCTGAATGTCGAATGGGACGACCGACAGGTGACCCAACGGCTGCTCGAAGGGCTGCCTCGGTTCCACGCCCGCGACTATCTCTTGGATCATTGCGACCTCAACCAACTCGACCAACTCTTCGACGTGGAAGGTTGGGAGCCGGTGGCCCGTCTGATGGAGTCGGGCACGGGGGTCGTGTTGCTGGGTAGTCACCTGGGGGCGCACCTTTGTGGGGTTCATTGGTTGTTGCGTCGCCGCGATGCGATCCGGTTGCTGGTTCAGCGTCCCTGCCACGTCTCGTCCTTTTTGAACGAGGTTTTCGACCGCTGCGGCGATCTCCCTCAACGCGAGTTTTTCCTCAAACGCGGCCTGCCTCCGGCCCTGGCAATCGAGCGAGTCATGACCGCACGGTCCGCCTTGCGTAAAGGGATGTCGATCTATCTTAATGGCGACATTCCCTGGTACGGCCCCAACACGCGGGTAGGGCGTTTGTTGGGGCAACCGCATCGCCTCATTTCCTTGTGGGCCGACCTGGCCGCGGTCGCGCGCGCTCCGGTGGTGACGATGTTCTGCGGCTATCGGCCTGGCGGTCGCCACCGCTTGGTGTTCGACCCACCCCGGACAATTTTGCCCGGTCAAGAGTCGCAGGCCGTGCGTGATTATCTGATTCGGCTCGAGCTGGAAATCGCCCGCTACCCCCACGAGGCAGTGGCCCATCTGCTTTGGCCCTGCTTCGGTCCACCGCGGGAGGCGTCGTCCTCAACGGCGTCGGCGTGTAACCCCGCCTCGACCCCGTCCTCTTCAACGCCTCCGCTTTCGTGGCCGGCTCAAGCGGGAGAAGCGGGGACCGACCAAGAACCGGCTCCCGGAGGTCTCCCGGTTGTCCCGCGGCCCCATTCCGCGGTGGTGACCGCCGCGGGGGCCGCGACGTTGACC
- a CDS encoding phospholipid carrier-dependent glycosyltransferase translates to MTINAWPPFESATNRASDPWAWIGHPNAGAILADLGFVLLTALWSIRVGTWLVAACRVGTPDRPALDRVERIALGIPLALGLLALTTLVLGLIGGLNRGQLTVGIGLLTLGAAALGRRANRCSKVGDAEVFPAEFRRRPPRLAVGPLALAGLGTLLNALAPPTDGDALCYHLQVPKQFLIDGRVGYNPDQFETIYPMLTEMLYAVGLEFGGPVACRLIHWWLGVAGVVATFALGRRCGGPAVGWWAAAIAGLTPAATAGMVAPLNDVALASFSVAAVLAWVIVMTSDGAKTCPSSRDAVLAGVMLGLALGVKYPALILAGLLTVATLIRTPRHVGTYLLAALLVGGVWFGRAFLATGNPVYPFLHEIFGAGLAEASEARWRPLEPSPLNLMGALIPLSLDPLRFESRPHQLGPLWLMTLPLLVLVRPRPHRWVVGLVALGWLFIALSMSQRQSPRFLLPALGPLAVGAGWVVAALAARCDPRARLAVGLIAGVLLLQAAWAMARARSGWAYLAGEESALAYLEKREPTVVVGRWMAAHLPKEAVVVGQDHRGFYLPRRYVMELAHRRRTRWGRDPNQPPGSPGQIVATLRARGFTHLLTAQPVPLDAVEFDPTLTSWLAPLLEASPPRWQAVLTDGDGVTRRYRVDDLADLADRATETQAAAFRFNQVE, encoded by the coding sequence ATGACCATCAACGCCTGGCCGCCGTTTGAGTCGGCGACCAATCGCGCCTCCGACCCGTGGGCATGGATCGGTCACCCCAACGCTGGGGCGATTCTCGCCGATCTCGGGTTTGTGTTGCTGACGGCGCTCTGGTCAATCCGGGTGGGAACCTGGCTGGTGGCCGCCTGTCGGGTCGGGACTCCCGATCGCCCCGCGCTCGATCGCGTCGAGCGGATCGCCCTGGGCATCCCGCTGGCGTTGGGACTCCTCGCCTTAACCACGCTGGTTCTCGGGTTAATCGGCGGTCTCAACCGTGGACAGCTGACGGTGGGAATCGGTCTGCTCACCCTGGGCGCAGCGGCGCTGGGGAGGCGGGCCAACCGTTGCTCGAAGGTGGGCGACGCGGAGGTCTTCCCGGCCGAGTTCCGGAGGCGTCCGCCCCGCCTGGCGGTCGGACCATTAGCGTTGGCCGGTTTGGGCACGCTGCTCAACGCCCTGGCTCCACCGACCGACGGCGACGCTTTATGTTATCATTTGCAAGTTCCAAAGCAATTCTTGATCGACGGACGAGTGGGTTATAATCCCGACCAGTTCGAGACAATCTATCCGATGCTGACCGAAATGCTTTACGCAGTCGGTCTAGAGTTCGGGGGGCCGGTGGCCTGCCGCTTGATTCATTGGTGGCTCGGCGTGGCTGGGGTGGTAGCCACCTTCGCGTTGGGACGGCGTTGCGGCGGTCCTGCGGTGGGCTGGTGGGCCGCGGCGATTGCCGGATTGACCCCGGCCGCCACCGCCGGCATGGTCGCGCCGCTCAACGATGTGGCGCTGGCCTCCTTCAGCGTCGCGGCGGTGTTGGCCTGGGTGATCGTCATGACCTCCGACGGAGCGAAGACGTGTCCGAGTTCTCGGGACGCGGTCTTGGCGGGCGTGATGCTGGGGCTGGCTTTGGGGGTGAAGTATCCCGCGCTGATTTTGGCGGGGCTGCTGACGGTAGCGACGCTCATCCGCACTCCAAGACACGTCGGGACGTATCTGCTGGCGGCCTTGTTGGTGGGGGGAGTCTGGTTTGGGCGGGCCTTCCTCGCCACGGGGAATCCAGTCTATCCGTTCCTGCATGAAATCTTCGGCGCGGGGCTGGCCGAGGCGTCCGAGGCGCGTTGGCGTCCTTTGGAACCGTCACCGCTCAATCTGATGGGGGCGTTGATCCCCTTGAGCCTCGATCCGTTGCGGTTCGAGAGTCGTCCGCACCAGTTGGGGCCGCTCTGGTTGATGACTCTGCCGTTGTTAGTGCTGGTCCGCCCTCGTCCCCACCGCTGGGTGGTTGGTTTGGTGGCGCTGGGATGGCTATTCATCGCGTTGAGCATGTCGCAACGTCAAAGTCCGCGGTTCCTGCTGCCGGCGTTGGGGCCTTTGGCGGTTGGGGCCGGTTGGGTGGTCGCGGCGCTGGCGGCTCGCTGCGACCCTCGGGCGCGGTTGGCAGTCGGCCTGATCGCGGGGGTTCTGCTCTTGCAGGCGGCGTGGGCGATGGCGCGGGCGCGGTCGGGATGGGCTTACCTCGCCGGCGAGGAATCTGCCCTCGCTTATCTGGAGAAGAGGGAGCCAACCGTGGTGGTGGGGCGTTGGATGGCGGCTCATCTCCCCAAGGAGGCGGTGGTGGTGGGGCAGGATCACCGGGGGTTTTACTTGCCGCGTCGCTACGTCATGGAGTTGGCCCACCGTCGCCGCACTCGTTGGGGACGCGACCCCAACCAGCCGCCCGGTTCGCCTGGGCAAATCGTGGCGACCCTCCGGGCTCGGGGGTTCACGCATCTGTTGACCGCTCAACCGGTACCGCTCGACGCGGTGGAGTTCGACCCCACCTTGACCAGCTGGCTGGCTCCTTTGCTGGAGGCGTCGCCGCCGCGTTGGCAAGCCGTGTTGACCGACGGCGACGGGGTGACCCGGCGCTATCGGGTGGACGATCTGGCGGATTTGGCCGATCGAGCCACCGAGACCCAGGCGGCCGCGTTCCGGTTCAATCAGGTCGAATAA
- a CDS encoding sulfatase family protein yields MCGRRPIPLGIVGWVALGSSAAAAEWPQAEPGPPNVLMIVSDDQGWRDHGFMGSRQVRTPHLDRLAREGAVFVNGSVPTSLCRASLATLLTGRYAHQHKICCNDPPKGIDRDRMLPYLSHAPTIPRLLAQRGYACLQTGKFWEGHYSNGGFTHGMTTEGRHGGPGLAIGRETLEPIDEFLDRDRQGKPFFIWYAPMMPHLPHNPPQRLLERNQAIGNDPRLAKYHAMCEWFDETVGQVLSRLETRGLLENLLVVYVVDNGWVQAEGPPRPNDQFLTRSKNSPYDAGLRTPIIFWRPGVIPPGRYEDLVSTIDLAPTILAACGVDWPHELDRPPGLDLNPRAQGGPPLEREAVFGELFTHDCVELGKPRLSLTHRWIRRGNDKLIVPTGEAAPELYDLATDPDEQTNLAAQRPEVVAELRRLIDAWWDPQAIEADVPATPRDSGSSP; encoded by the coding sequence ATGTGTGGACGCCGTCCCATTCCCCTGGGGATTGTCGGGTGGGTTGCCCTGGGATCGAGCGCTGCGGCGGCGGAGTGGCCCCAAGCTGAACCCGGGCCGCCGAATGTGCTGATGATCGTCTCGGATGACCAGGGTTGGCGCGATCATGGCTTCATGGGTTCTCGGCAAGTGCGGACTCCTCATCTGGACCGCCTGGCCCGCGAGGGGGCCGTGTTCGTCAACGGCTCGGTGCCGACTTCGCTTTGTCGGGCCAGCCTGGCGACGCTGTTGACCGGGCGTTACGCGCATCAACACAAAATCTGTTGCAACGATCCGCCCAAGGGGATCGACCGCGACCGGATGCTGCCCTATCTCAGCCACGCGCCCACAATCCCTCGTCTGCTGGCCCAACGAGGCTACGCCTGCCTTCAGACCGGCAAGTTCTGGGAGGGACACTACTCCAACGGCGGCTTCACCCACGGCATGACCACCGAGGGACGCCACGGCGGACCCGGTTTGGCCATTGGCCGTGAGACGCTCGAACCGATCGACGAGTTCCTCGACCGCGACCGCCAGGGCAAGCCGTTTTTCATCTGGTACGCCCCAATGATGCCTCACTTGCCGCACAACCCTCCCCAACGCCTGCTCGAACGCAATCAGGCTATCGGGAACGATCCGCGCCTCGCCAAGTATCATGCGATGTGCGAATGGTTCGATGAAACGGTAGGTCAGGTGCTCAGCCGTCTGGAAACGCGCGGCCTGCTGGAGAACTTGTTGGTGGTTTACGTGGTGGACAACGGTTGGGTGCAGGCCGAAGGTCCGCCGCGACCCAACGACCAATTTCTGACCCGCAGCAAAAACAGCCCTTATGACGCCGGTTTGCGTACCCCGATCATCTTCTGGCGTCCGGGAGTGATCCCGCCGGGACGTTACGAGGACCTGGTCTCCACGATCGACCTGGCACCCACCATTCTAGCGGCTTGCGGGGTGGATTGGCCTCACGAGTTGGATCGGCCTCCCGGTCTGGATCTCAACCCCCGTGCGCAGGGCGGACCCCCTTTGGAACGCGAGGCGGTTTTTGGTGAACTGTTCACTCATGATTGCGTCGAACTCGGCAAGCCGCGGCTGAGTCTGACGCATCGTTGGATCCGTCGCGGCAACGACAAGCTGATCGTGCCCACCGGCGAGGCCGCGCCGGAACTCTACGACCTGGCCACCGACCCCGACGAACAAACCAATCTGGCGGCTCAACGTCCCGAGGTGGTCGCAGAGCTTCGCCGGTTGATCGACGCCTGGTGGGATCCCCAAGCCATTGAAGCGGACGTTCCGGCCACGCCCCGCGACTCAGGTTCGTCACCCTAG
- a CDS encoding amino acid adenylation domain-containing protein, with protein sequence MYPERPAIETEEGRIWSYAQLNETVERLAATLEEWGVGRGDRVGVAIPKSPEAVAAIHAVLRVGAAYVPVDPTSPAVRGATILRDAEVAAWLAAPEQAAGLLKEWPKAPRLIHLDAAPGGSALADGSHTSFRPGDRAWNEVMESFHRQLTPPRDRDRHPDDDAYLLYTSGSTGTPKGVRLTHRNAFCFLDWCFSTLNLPPGGRFSSHAPFHFDLSVFDLYASCASVGTLVIVGEALGKDPQRLGAFLKARPVDVWYSAPSILNLLARFGGAVEPGFPAPGLVLFAGEVFPIEPLKTLRLAWSDSEMWNLYGPTETNVCTAYRVPDRLDPTRRDPLPIGPVCPPLRARIIDEAGRDVAVGQLGELVIAGPGVMRGYWNRPDLDATVFLQDAEGTRWYRTGDLAIDPGDGVFVFKGRRDRMVKRRGFRIELGEIEAAIHRHEDVEQAAAIARDDPDTQGVAIEAFVALKPERRRSIIAMKRHLVGQLPHYMIPDTIRFLDRLPQTSTAKVDYAKLKWLAESGESSGSTVSAGCDAVR encoded by the coding sequence GTGTACCCCGAACGTCCCGCAATCGAGACCGAGGAGGGACGAATCTGGAGCTACGCCCAACTCAATGAAACGGTGGAGCGTCTGGCGGCGACTCTCGAGGAGTGGGGCGTGGGCCGAGGCGATCGGGTCGGGGTAGCGATTCCCAAGAGTCCCGAGGCGGTTGCAGCGATTCATGCCGTCTTGCGGGTGGGGGCGGCCTATGTACCGGTCGATCCCACGTCCCCGGCGGTTCGCGGGGCCACCATCCTACGCGATGCCGAGGTCGCCGCCTGGCTGGCCGCGCCCGAGCAGGCCGCCGGTTTGCTCAAGGAATGGCCCAAGGCCCCGCGTTTGATTCATCTGGACGCCGCGCCAGGGGGCTCCGCCCTGGCGGATGGGTCTCATACGTCGTTCCGTCCCGGCGATCGCGCCTGGAACGAGGTGATGGAGTCGTTCCATCGCCAGTTGACGCCGCCCCGCGACCGCGACCGTCACCCCGACGACGACGCTTATTTGCTTTACACCTCCGGTTCTACTGGCACGCCCAAAGGAGTGCGCCTGACGCATCGCAACGCCTTTTGCTTTCTCGATTGGTGTTTTAGCACGCTGAACCTGCCGCCAGGGGGACGGTTCTCTTCGCACGCGCCGTTTCATTTCGATCTGTCGGTGTTCGATCTCTACGCCAGTTGCGCTTCGGTGGGCACTTTGGTGATTGTGGGCGAAGCGCTGGGCAAGGATCCCCAGCGTCTCGGCGCGTTTCTCAAAGCGCGGCCGGTCGATGTCTGGTATTCCGCGCCGTCGATCCTTAACCTACTGGCGCGGTTCGGTGGTGCGGTCGAGCCGGGCTTTCCCGCGCCGGGGTTGGTGCTGTTCGCCGGAGAGGTGTTTCCGATCGAACCGCTCAAGACCTTGCGTTTGGCTTGGTCGGATTCGGAGATGTGGAATCTGTACGGTCCCACGGAAACCAATGTCTGCACGGCGTATCGGGTTCCCGACCGGCTTGACCCGACGCGACGTGACCCGTTGCCGATTGGTCCGGTGTGTCCACCATTGCGGGCGCGGATCATCGACGAAGCGGGGCGGGATGTGGCGGTTGGTCAACTGGGCGAACTGGTGATCGCCGGTCCCGGCGTGATGCGCGGCTACTGGAACCGTCCCGACCTGGACGCCACGGTCTTTCTCCAGGATGCCGAGGGAACCCGGTGGTACCGTACCGGTGACCTGGCGATTGACCCAGGGGATGGCGTGTTCGTGTTCAAAGGGCGGCGCGATCGGATGGTCAAGCGTCGGGGGTTTCGGATCGAATTGGGGGAGATCGAGGCGGCGATCCATCGTCACGAGGATGTCGAGCAGGCCGCGGCGATCGCGCGCGACGATCCCGACACCCAAGGGGTAGCCATCGAGGCATTCGTGGCGCTCAAGCCGGAACGTCGTCGTTCGATCATCGCTATGAAGCGGCACCTTGTCGGTCAGCTTCCCCACTATATGATCCCCGACACGATTCGCTTTCTCGATCGTTTGCCCCAGACCTCGACGGCTAAGGTGGATTACGCCAAGTTGAAATGGCTTGCGGAAAGTGGCGAGTCCTCCGGTTCGACTGTTTCGGCGGGTTGTGATGCGGTGCGATGA
- a CDS encoding SGNH/GDSL hydrolase family protein — MSRPKSPPWRMVDEAEEVGYALRVAAVALLLGVVGLSVALGEEVRWLRAARNPDPNRADLESAAGGYYVALIDGGGDHDGDSRPGPGGGLNDALVGRPAGWLRFPEAGVSRHMPQDFRQHVLIPNLKRELYSASFSTNSRGLRDREYALEKPPGVFRIVLMGASIDMGWGVPDALTYENRLEDWLNHVARRERLGRRFEVINFSVAAYSPAQRVDTLGDDALRYDPDLVLLVGTTLDPRLTEIHLRSLVRHGADLRSAAIREAITRLGISSDEEKGGPAARRDLERRSIKSEFKRQAALVIWEIIEGSLAEARTLCDKHGVPLVLVLIPRVGAADAPRTRRQTEAAYLERAAKLGLTVINLLDTFDGRGRSSLEIAPWDDHPNALGHELLFIALAQTIERDPRLCSLVLGPAYRPRPPR; from the coding sequence ATGAGTCGTCCCAAGTCTCCTCCCTGGCGGATGGTGGACGAAGCGGAAGAAGTCGGTTACGCCCTGAGGGTGGCCGCCGTGGCACTGCTTTTGGGGGTGGTGGGGTTGTCAGTGGCATTGGGCGAGGAGGTTCGCTGGCTGAGGGCCGCGCGCAACCCCGACCCCAACCGGGCCGACCTGGAGTCGGCCGCGGGGGGCTATTACGTGGCCCTGATCGACGGCGGCGGCGACCACGACGGCGACTCCCGCCCCGGCCCCGGCGGCGGCCTCAACGACGCTTTAGTGGGGCGTCCCGCCGGATGGCTGAGGTTCCCCGAGGCCGGGGTGTCTCGCCACATGCCCCAGGACTTCCGTCAACATGTGTTGATCCCCAACCTCAAGCGGGAACTCTACAGCGCGTCGTTTTCGACCAACTCGCGGGGTCTGCGTGATCGGGAGTACGCCTTGGAGAAGCCACCCGGCGTCTTCCGAATCGTCCTGATGGGGGCGTCGATCGACATGGGTTGGGGAGTTCCCGATGCGCTGACGTATGAGAATCGTCTCGAAGACTGGCTCAATCATGTGGCTCGCCGCGAACGTTTGGGACGGCGTTTCGAGGTGATCAACTTCTCCGTGGCTGCCTATTCGCCGGCTCAGAGGGTCGATACCCTGGGCGACGACGCGTTGCGTTATGATCCCGACCTGGTCTTGCTGGTGGGCACGACGCTGGACCCCCGCCTCACCGAAATTCATCTGCGGTCGTTGGTACGTCACGGGGCCGATCTCCGTTCGGCAGCCATCCGGGAAGCAATCACGCGGCTAGGCATCTCCTCCGACGAGGAGAAGGGGGGACCGGCGGCCCGCCGCGATCTGGAGCGCCGTTCGATCAAGTCGGAGTTCAAGCGTCAGGCGGCCCTGGTGATTTGGGAGATCATCGAAGGTTCGTTGGCCGAGGCGCGGACCCTCTGCGACAAACACGGAGTTCCGCTGGTTCTGGTCCTGATTCCCCGCGTCGGGGCCGCCGACGCTCCCCGCACCCGACGGCAGACCGAGGCCGCCTACCTTGAACGCGCCGCCAAACTCGGCCTGACGGTGATCAACCTGCTGGACACCTTCGATGGTCGCGGTCGCTCCAGTTTGGAAATCGCCCCGTGGGATGACCATCCCAACGCCTTGGGACACGAGCTTCTCTTCATCGCGCTGGCCCAAACGATCGAGCGCGATCCTAGGTTATGTTCGCTCGTGCTGGGTCCGGCATATCGACCTCGCCCGCCGCGCTGA
- a CDS encoding fumarylacetoacetate hydrolase family protein codes for MIRLCRFVDDDLELAGFYRDDLIVPLVRAVEAYSEATGQDVPPPASEEEDLLEYLPPDGEYAPLVAKVAAWLETHTAEALGDLAIPLEQVTLRTPIPAPGKILLLAGNYSEHVAEQGGVAAERLETFPYVFMKPLTTLNDPFGPIVIPKVSPDRIDWECELGVVIGRTCRHVEASEALEYVAGYTVVNDVSDRGFKPNPGRKPRERDRFFDWLHGKWHDTFLPVGPCILAAGPRVDPQGFRLTLRVNDEVKQNDTTAKMVFPVAEIVSFLSRMMTLEPGDLIATGTPSGVGNATGTFLKPGDVVRAAIEGIGVLENPVESEE; via the coding sequence ATGATTCGTCTTTGCCGCTTTGTGGACGACGACCTGGAGCTGGCCGGGTTTTATCGGGACGACCTGATCGTGCCGTTGGTCCGGGCGGTGGAGGCTTACAGCGAGGCGACCGGCCAGGACGTGCCGCCACCGGCTAGCGAGGAGGAGGATCTGCTGGAGTACCTACCGCCCGATGGGGAATACGCCCCGCTGGTGGCCAAGGTAGCCGCTTGGTTGGAGACCCACACGGCCGAGGCGTTGGGTGATCTGGCGATCCCTCTGGAACAGGTGACGCTGCGGACCCCGATCCCAGCGCCGGGCAAAATTCTGCTGCTGGCGGGCAACTATTCGGAGCATGTCGCCGAGCAGGGGGGCGTCGCGGCGGAGCGTTTGGAGACGTTCCCATATGTGTTTATGAAACCTTTGACGACGTTGAACGATCCGTTTGGGCCGATCGTGATTCCCAAGGTATCGCCGGATCGGATCGACTGGGAGTGCGAGCTTGGGGTGGTGATCGGTCGGACCTGTCGGCATGTCGAGGCGTCCGAGGCGTTGGAGTACGTGGCCGGTTACACAGTGGTCAACGACGTGTCGGATCGGGGATTCAAACCCAATCCGGGTCGCAAGCCCCGGGAGCGGGATCGGTTTTTCGACTGGCTGCACGGCAAATGGCACGACACCTTTTTACCGGTGGGGCCGTGCATTCTGGCGGCCGGACCGAGAGTTGATCCCCAAGGGTTCCGACTGACGTTGCGGGTCAACGACGAGGTCAAACAGAACGACACCACAGCCAAGATGGTTTTTCCGGTAGCGGAGATTGTCAGTTTCTTGTCCCGGATGATGACTCTAGAGCCCGGCGATTTGATCGCCACGGGCACCCCTTCGGGGGTGGGCAACGCCACGGGCACCTTCCTCAAACCTGGGGACGTGGTGCGAGCGGCGATCGAGGGAATCGGCGTGCTGGAGAACCCGGTGGAATCCGAGGAGTGA